A part of Aquibium oceanicum genomic DNA contains:
- a CDS encoding CpaF family protein produces the protein MFGKRGSDSGNRTIPEPRPASAAQPAGVAERPAAPATPSKPAEQPRRVVEAPPLAAEPKKAPRERSEGYYDTKSQVFSALIDTIDLSQLAKLEPDSAREEIRDIVNDIIAIKNFAMSISEQEELLEDICNDVLGYGPLEPLLARDDIADIMVNGSKHVYIEVNGKVEQTGIRFRDNQQLLNICQRIVSQVGRRVDESSPICDARLPDGSRVNVIAPPLAIDGTALTIRKFKKDKLTLDQLVKFGAISPEGAEVLKIIGRVRCNVVISGGTGSGKTTLLNCLTNYIDRDERIITCEDSAELQLQQPHVVRLETRPPNLEGEGEITMRDLVKNCLRMRPERIIVGEVRGPEVFDLLQAMNTGHDGSMGTIHSNSPRECLNRIESMIAMGGYTLPQKTVREIVVGSVDVIIQAARLRDGSRRITHITEVLGMEGDVIITQDVVLYNIQGEDQNGRLIGKHVSTGVGRPKFWERARYYNEESRLANALEAMEKQAG, from the coding sequence ATGTTTGGAAAAAGAGGCAGCGACAGCGGCAACAGGACGATACCGGAACCGCGGCCGGCATCCGCCGCGCAGCCGGCAGGTGTCGCCGAGCGGCCGGCCGCGCCCGCCACTCCGTCGAAACCGGCCGAACAGCCGCGTCGCGTCGTCGAGGCGCCGCCGCTTGCCGCTGAGCCGAAGAAGGCGCCGCGCGAGCGCAGCGAAGGCTACTACGACACCAAGAGCCAGGTGTTCTCGGCCCTGATCGACACGATCGATCTGTCCCAGCTCGCCAAGCTCGAACCAGACAGCGCCCGCGAGGAAATCCGCGACATCGTCAACGACATCATCGCGATCAAGAATTTCGCGATGTCGATCTCCGAGCAGGAGGAACTGCTCGAGGACATCTGCAACGACGTCCTCGGCTACGGCCCGCTCGAGCCCCTTCTGGCGCGCGACGACATCGCCGACATCATGGTGAACGGGTCGAAGCACGTCTACATCGAGGTGAACGGCAAGGTCGAGCAGACCGGCATCCGGTTCCGCGACAACCAGCAGCTCTTGAACATCTGCCAGCGCATCGTCAGCCAGGTCGGCCGCCGCGTCGACGAATCGAGCCCGATCTGCGACGCGCGCCTTCCCGACGGATCCCGCGTCAACGTCATCGCGCCGCCGCTTGCCATCGACGGCACCGCGCTCACCATCCGCAAGTTCAAGAAGGACAAGCTCACCCTCGACCAGCTCGTGAAGTTCGGCGCCATATCGCCGGAAGGCGCGGAAGTGCTGAAGATCATCGGGCGCGTGCGCTGCAACGTCGTGATCTCGGGCGGCACCGGTTCGGGCAAGACGACGCTGCTCAACTGCCTGACCAACTACATCGACCGCGACGAGCGCATCATCACCTGCGAGGATTCCGCCGAGCTGCAGCTCCAGCAGCCGCACGTGGTGCGCCTGGAAACCCGCCCGCCGAACCTCGAAGGCGAGGGCGAGATCACCATGCGCGATCTCGTCAAGAACTGCCTGCGCATGCGTCCCGAGCGGATCATCGTCGGCGAGGTGCGCGGACCCGAGGTGTTCGACCTGCTCCAGGCGATGAACACGGGCCATGACGGCTCGATGGGCACCATCCACTCGAACTCGCCGCGCGAGTGTCTGAACCGTATCGAATCCATGATCGCCATGGGCGGATACACTCTGCCGCAAAAGACGGTGCGCGAGATCGTCGTGGGATCCGTCGACGTCATCATTCAGGCCGCCCGCCTGCGCGACGGTTCGCGCCGCATCACCCACATCACTGAGGTGCTGGGCATGGAAGGCGACGTAATCATCACGCAGGATGTCGTCCTCTACAACATCCAGGGCGAGGACCAGAACGGCCGCCTCATCGGCAAGCACGTGTCGACCGGCGTCGGACGCCCGAAATTCTGGGAACGCGCGCGCTACTACAACGAGGAATCGCGCCTCGCCAACGCTCTCGAGGCGATGGAAAAGCAGGCTGGCTGA
- a CDS encoding type II secretion system F family protein — MFGIDTTVLAMIALAGLSAGALAYAFMFNSITNERKAGKRLETIKKAETDRTVVKASRDRLAEAAKRRKSVQDSLKDLDEKQKKKDLNIKKPPLKVQIKQAGLETPLQRFYVYSAISALVFAALAFGLGAPWWVVPGAALAGGFGVPRWVIAFMRGRRIKAFLDELPNSLDIIVRSVKSGLPLNDGVRLIANEAREPVRTEFRRIVEAQQLGLSIPEASMRMTETMPCAEAGFFGIVIQIQSQAGGNLSEALGNLSRVLRDRKRMKAKIGALSMEAKASAAIIGALPFIVAFLVYLSSPAYIMPLFTTSTGHLVIGCSLVWMSVGIFVMKKMMNFDI; from the coding sequence ATGTTCGGAATTGATACGACGGTCCTGGCGATGATCGCGCTCGCCGGCCTGTCCGCCGGCGCGCTCGCCTATGCGTTCATGTTCAACTCGATCACCAACGAGCGCAAGGCCGGCAAGCGGCTCGAAACGATCAAGAAGGCCGAGACCGACCGCACCGTGGTGAAGGCCTCGCGCGACCGCCTGGCCGAGGCCGCCAAGCGCCGCAAGTCGGTGCAGGACTCCCTGAAAGACCTCGACGAGAAGCAGAAGAAAAAAGACCTCAACATCAAGAAGCCGCCGCTCAAGGTGCAGATCAAGCAGGCGGGGCTCGAAACCCCTCTACAGCGCTTCTATGTCTATTCGGCCATCTCGGCGCTTGTCTTCGCGGCCCTTGCCTTCGGTCTGGGCGCGCCCTGGTGGGTGGTGCCGGGCGCCGCGCTGGCCGGCGGCTTCGGCGTTCCCCGCTGGGTGATCGCCTTCATGCGCGGCCGGCGGATCAAGGCTTTCCTCGACGAGCTGCCGAATTCCCTGGACATCATCGTGCGCTCGGTGAAGTCGGGCCTGCCGCTCAACGACGGTGTCCGGCTGATTGCCAACGAGGCCCGGGAGCCCGTCCGTACCGAATTCCGCCGGATCGTCGAAGCGCAGCAGCTTGGCCTCTCCATTCCCGAGGCGTCCATGCGCATGACGGAGACCATGCCCTGCGCGGAAGCCGGCTTTTTCGGCATCGTGATCCAGATCCAGAGCCAGGCCGGCGGCAATCTTTCCGAGGCGCTCGGCAACCTGTCGCGCGTGCTGCGCGACCGCAAGCGCATGAAGGCCAAGATCGGGGCGCTGTCGATGGAAGCCAAGGCCTCGGCCGCCATCATCGGCGCGCTGCCGTTCATCGTCGCCTTCCTCGTCTATCTTTCCAGCCCGGCCTACATCATGCCGCTCTTCACGACGAGCACGGGACATCTGGTGATCGGCTGCTCGCTGGTCTGGATGTCCGTCGGCATCTTCGTGATGAAGAAGATGATGAACTTCGACATCTAG
- a CDS encoding type II secretion system F family protein: MTEQISKAIFDPSFLIALLVGVAVFATIFTALPALGGNELKTRMKTVALERDELRAKQRARLAADAERRRKGLREEQSVGMRSIVDRLDLRRALADEATLSKLRMAGFRGQNPLTRFLFFRLVLPFVGLLLGAAYIFLLNGLPEQPLFIKCFVIVVCAYGGFYAPVVYVNNRATKRKQSIQKAWPDALDLMLICVESGMSIEAAFRKVAEEIGVQSVELAEELVLTNAELSFLQERRQAYENLSNRTGLESVKSVSQALIQAERYGTPIAHALRVLAQESREMRMNEAEKKAAALPPKLTVPMILFFLPVLFAVILGPAIMQFSEQGVFGDKGQSTASE, from the coding sequence ATGACCGAACAAATCAGCAAGGCGATCTTCGATCCCTCCTTCCTCATCGCGCTGCTCGTGGGCGTCGCGGTCTTCGCCACGATCTTCACGGCGCTGCCGGCGCTCGGCGGCAACGAGTTGAAGACCCGCATGAAAACGGTGGCGCTCGAGCGCGACGAGCTTCGCGCCAAGCAGCGTGCGCGGCTTGCGGCGGATGCCGAGCGGCGGCGCAAGGGCCTGCGCGAGGAGCAGTCCGTGGGCATGCGCAGCATCGTCGACCGGCTCGACCTGAGACGGGCGCTCGCCGACGAGGCGACGCTGTCCAAGCTCAGGATGGCCGGCTTCCGCGGCCAGAACCCGCTGACGCGGTTCCTCTTCTTCCGCCTCGTCCTGCCGTTCGTCGGCCTGCTGCTCGGCGCGGCCTACATCTTCCTGTTGAACGGGCTCCCCGAACAGCCGCTGTTCATCAAGTGTTTCGTCATCGTCGTATGCGCCTATGGCGGCTTCTACGCCCCGGTCGTCTACGTCAACAACAGGGCGACCAAGCGCAAGCAGTCGATCCAGAAGGCCTGGCCCGACGCGCTCGACCTGATGCTGATCTGCGTGGAATCGGGCATGTCAATCGAGGCCGCCTTCCGAAAGGTGGCCGAGGAGATTGGCGTCCAGTCGGTGGAACTCGCCGAGGAACTCGTGCTGACCAACGCCGAGCTCTCCTTCCTGCAGGAGCGCCGCCAGGCCTACGAGAATCTGAGCAACCGCACCGGACTGGAATCGGTCAAGAGCGTCAGCCAGGCACTGATCCAGGCGGAACGCTACGGCACGCCGATCGCGCACGCGCTGCGCGTGCTGGCCCAGGAAAGCCGGGAAATGCGCATGAACGAGGCCGAGAAGAAGGCCGCCGCCCTCCCGCCGAAGCTCACCGTGCCGATGATCCTGTTCTTCCTGCCGGTCCTGTTCGCCGTGATCCTCGGCCCCGCCATCATGCAGTTCAGCGAGCAGGGCGTGTTCGGCGACAAGGGCCAGTCGACGGCGTCGGAGTAG
- a CDS encoding tetratricopeptide repeat protein: protein MLTITGANATARTWQAGAMALVLAAALTGCANSKLTTGSIGRDSGKPIAQMSSQELDAAAGTLGRSYAKDPSSKAVALRYASVLQIDGRTDQSLAVMRKLAITYPKDRDVLAAYGKALAAAGQLEPALDAVRRAQTPEYPDWRLLSAEAAILDQLGKQGDARSLYRRALDLKPNEPSVLSNLGMSYLLEGDLKSAETYMRQAAAAPGADSRVRQNLALVVGLQGRFEEAETLARQELSPQQAEANVTYLRSMLAQQNAWSEIKDEEKNTN from the coding sequence ATGTTGACCATCACCGGGGCAAACGCAACTGCCAGAACGTGGCAGGCCGGGGCCATGGCACTCGTGCTCGCGGCCGCCCTTACGGGCTGCGCCAATTCGAAGCTCACCACCGGTTCGATCGGCCGCGATTCTGGCAAGCCGATCGCGCAGATGTCGTCGCAGGAACTCGACGCCGCGGCCGGAACGCTGGGTCGAAGCTATGCCAAGGACCCGTCGAGCAAGGCGGTGGCGCTTCGCTACGCCTCGGTCCTGCAGATTGACGGTCGCACCGACCAGTCGCTGGCGGTGATGCGCAAGCTTGCCATCACGTATCCGAAGGACCGCGACGTGCTCGCCGCCTACGGCAAGGCGCTGGCCGCCGCCGGGCAGCTCGAACCGGCGCTCGACGCCGTGCGCAGGGCGCAGACGCCGGAATATCCGGACTGGCGGCTTCTCTCCGCCGAGGCCGCGATCCTCGACCAGCTCGGCAAGCAGGGCGACGCCCGCTCTCTCTATCGCCGCGCACTCGACCTGAAGCCGAACGAGCCGTCGGTGCTCTCCAATCTCGGCATGTCCTACCTCCTGGAAGGCGACCTGAAGTCGGCCGAGACTTACATGCGCCAGGCGGCCGCCGCACCGGGCGCCGACAGCCGCGTGCGCCAGAACCTCGCACTGGTGGTCGGCCTGCAGGGCCGCTTCGAGGAGGCCGAGACGCTGGCACGCCAGGAACTCTCGCCCCAACAGGCTGAAGCCAACGTAACCTATCTCCGCTCGATGCTCGCCCAGCAGAACGCCTGGAGCGAGATCAAGGACGAAGAGAAGAACACCAACTGA